A genomic stretch from Methanomassiliicoccales archaeon includes:
- a CDS encoding GTP-binding protein, which translates to MASTIEEQIKAIEEEIASTDYNKATQQHIGRLKAKLARLKAELEKRRSKVTGGQGYGVRKSGNATVALIGFPSVGKSTLLNKLTNARSEIGDYHFTTLDVVPGMLYHRGAKIQILDLPGLIKDASKGKGRGREVLSVVRSADLILLLLDIYETQVEILIRELENAGIRLNQKPPDVVVTKLDKGGISVKSTVKLKSIDEGTARAIVSEYGYVNAEVIIREDITADQLIDVLAGNRVYVKAIAAVNKIDLAMKDELENIRRRLSSLSPVFISAEKGLGLEELKDKIFESLDLIRIYLKPQGGEPDLDEPLVIRRGSTVGDVCDHIHRTFRKNFRYANVWGKSAKFPGQMVGLDHKLEDEDILSIVIVRTKERDSK; encoded by the coding sequence ATGGCTAGCACGATTGAAGAGCAGATCAAGGCGATTGAGGAAGAGATCGCCTCAACTGATTATAATAAGGCAACGCAGCAACACATTGGGCGATTAAAAGCCAAGCTTGCAAGGCTTAAAGCTGAACTGGAAAAGCGCAGATCGAAGGTAACTGGGGGGCAAGGATATGGTGTGCGGAAATCCGGAAATGCGACGGTAGCGCTCATTGGATTTCCGAGCGTGGGAAAGTCGACTCTCCTCAACAAATTGACAAACGCAAGGAGCGAGATCGGAGATTATCATTTCACAACGCTCGATGTTGTTCCAGGGATGCTGTATCACAGAGGCGCAAAGATCCAAATTCTCGATCTTCCTGGCCTGATTAAAGATGCATCAAAAGGAAAGGGCAGAGGTAGAGAAGTCCTCTCAGTTGTGCGATCTGCAGACCTCATCCTTTTGTTACTGGATATTTATGAAACGCAAGTGGAGATACTGATCAGGGAATTAGAGAATGCTGGTATTAGACTCAATCAAAAGCCACCTGATGTTGTCGTCACGAAACTCGATAAGGGTGGAATTTCCGTAAAGTCGACAGTGAAACTGAAGAGCATTGACGAAGGAACAGCGAGAGCGATTGTATCGGAATATGGGTATGTTAATGCTGAGGTGATTATCAGAGAGGACATAACAGCGGATCAGCTCATTGACGTCCTTGCGGGTAATAGAGTATATGTGAAGGCGATCGCCGCCGTAAACAAGATCGATCTCGCGATGAAAGACGAACTCGAGAACATCAGAAGAAGACTTTCCTCACTTTCGCCAGTGTTCATTTCTGCGGAAAAGGGCCTGGGACTCGAGGAACTGAAGGACAAAATATTTGAAAGCCTCGATCTTATCCGAATTTACCTCAAACCACAGGGAGGAGAGCCAGATCTGGATGAGCCACTCGTGATAAGACGGGGGAGCACAGTTGGCGATGTTTGTGATCACATTCACCGGACATTTCGAAAGAATTTCAGGTATGCAAATGTCTGGGGTAAGAGTGCTAAATTCCCAGGACAGATGGTCGGTCTCGATCATAAGCTTGAGGACGAAGATATTCTTTCGATTGTTATCGTGAGAACGAAAGAACGAGATTCCAAATAA
- a CDS encoding aminotransferase class I/II-fold pyridoxal phosphate-dependent enzyme translates to MRIGLSTVAVHAGERMNETHGAVTTPIFQTSTFYFPTDDERTWEGQVPDGSYIYTRYGNPTIRAAEDKIAALEGAEKGLAFSSGMAAITTTLLTFLKKGDHVVSIRDIYGGTFSFMKNELPRMGISVRFVDSSNTTEILEAINESPKIVYIESPTNPMLKIVDIPKIADAAHKTGAIVIADNTFATPVNQNPIGMGVDIVIHSCTKYLNGHSDLIAGAVVGRESFINEIAKKRIVMGGVLDPIGAFLLLRGLKTLVVRMKKHNENGNAIAQYLEAHRKVERVYYPGLESHPQHVLAKSLMRGFSGMVSFEVSGGRKEAETVLKSLRLIKRATSLGGVESLASMPANTSHAALSKSEREQLGIKDSLIRLSIGIEDPEDLIVDLDQALQKV, encoded by the coding sequence ATGCGAATTGGACTTTCAACGGTCGCCGTTCATGCAGGCGAGCGAATGAACGAAACTCACGGTGCGGTAACTACTCCTATTTTCCAGACATCCACCTTCTATTTTCCTACGGACGATGAGAGAACATGGGAAGGGCAAGTGCCGGATGGGTCATACATTTACACAAGATATGGGAATCCGACAATCAGAGCAGCGGAGGACAAGATCGCAGCACTCGAAGGTGCTGAAAAAGGTCTAGCCTTTTCGTCTGGAATGGCTGCCATTACAACGACATTACTGACTTTTCTCAAGAAGGGTGATCATGTCGTTTCAATTAGAGACATTTATGGCGGAACTTTTTCTTTCATGAAGAATGAATTGCCGAGAATGGGCATTTCTGTTCGATTCGTCGATTCTTCAAATACTACGGAGATTCTTGAGGCGATCAATGAATCGCCGAAGATCGTTTACATTGAGTCGCCAACAAACCCGATGCTTAAGATTGTGGACATTCCGAAGATTGCCGACGCAGCTCATAAAACCGGAGCGATAGTGATCGCGGACAACACATTCGCCACACCAGTCAATCAAAATCCGATTGGTATGGGTGTTGATATCGTGATCCACAGTTGCACGAAGTACCTCAATGGCCATTCAGACCTTATCGCGGGGGCTGTCGTTGGAAGGGAATCTTTCATCAATGAGATTGCAAAAAAGCGAATCGTCATGGGTGGTGTTCTTGATCCGATCGGTGCATTTCTCCTTTTGAGAGGATTGAAAACGCTAGTTGTAAGAATGAAGAAACATAATGAAAATGGTAATGCAATCGCGCAATATCTTGAAGCGCATAGAAAAGTTGAAAGAGTGTATTATCCTGGTTTAGAGTCACACCCGCAACATGTACTTGCGAAAAGCCTTATGCGTGGATTCAGTGGGATGGTTAGTTTCGAAGTTTCTGGTGGGCGGAAAGAGGCAGAAACCGTGTTGAAATCCCTTCGCTTAATAAAGAGGGCGACGAGCCTTGGTGGTGTGGAGTCACTTGCAAGCATGCCAGCGAATACCTCCCATGCCGCATTGTCAAAATCGGAGAGAGAGCAACTCGGTATCAAGGACTCGCTCATTCGCCTATCAATTGGTATCGAAGACCCTGAGGACCTAATCGTTGACCTAGATCAAGCGCTTCAGAAGGTATGA
- a CDS encoding histidine--tRNA ligase, with the protein MIQRPRGTRDFTPDEMEKRRYIESLMRKEAEIFGFREIATPIFEHAELFTIKSGPGILEEMYAFKDKGGRELTLRPELTAPVMRFFVNELTDMPRPLKLYYMGPCFRYERPQSGRFREFYQFGAELIGAKNPESDAEIISLASSIMKKIGLRDYKVRIGHIGILRDILRKEGIEGENASLILQKLDKKMYDEARVLMEEKGMSQASIEEIIGITKISGQRSVLQELQSFEGEAREYLHDVIEILEILGIENLLVDLGVVRGLDYYTGVVFEIEVPSLGAEKQVCGGGSYSLAELFGGEKVFSTGFAIGFDRTLIALEKQKIEVPKKRVDVYVIPLTDGLRRKAFEIIARLRSKEISADIDLMRRSLQKNLKYAASIGVRYAIILGVREVEKNIVLLRNMDTGEQVPIAITELPEWLAGARGNSA; encoded by the coding sequence ATGATTCAGCGTCCTAGAGGTACAAGGGATTTCACACCCGATGAAATGGAAAAGAGGCGCTACATCGAGAGCCTCATGAGGAAAGAAGCCGAGATTTTCGGTTTCAGGGAGATTGCGACCCCTATTTTTGAGCACGCTGAATTGTTCACAATAAAGTCAGGTCCTGGTATCCTTGAAGAGATGTACGCTTTTAAGGACAAGGGAGGGCGTGAACTTACGCTCCGCCCCGAACTCACCGCGCCTGTCATGAGATTCTTCGTCAACGAGCTCACAGATATGCCCAGGCCTTTAAAACTGTATTACATGGGACCCTGTTTCAGATACGAAAGACCTCAGAGCGGAAGATTTCGAGAGTTCTACCAATTCGGCGCTGAGCTGATCGGCGCGAAGAATCCTGAATCAGATGCTGAAATCATCTCACTCGCCTCGTCCATCATGAAAAAAATTGGTCTCAGGGACTACAAAGTCCGGATCGGCCACATCGGCATTTTGAGGGACATTCTGAGGAAAGAAGGAATCGAAGGTGAGAATGCATCTCTCATCCTTCAGAAACTTGACAAGAAAATGTACGACGAAGCACGTGTATTGATGGAAGAGAAAGGTATGAGTCAAGCATCGATAGAGGAGATCATCGGGATCACCAAGATTTCGGGACAGCGGTCTGTGCTTCAGGAATTGCAGAGCTTTGAGGGGGAAGCGAGGGAATATCTGCATGATGTAATCGAAATCCTTGAAATTTTGGGAATTGAGAATTTGCTCGTGGATCTTGGGGTGGTAAGAGGACTGGATTACTATACTGGTGTGGTTTTTGAGATTGAGGTGCCAAGCCTCGGAGCTGAGAAGCAGGTTTGTGGAGGGGGTTCTTATTCGCTTGCCGAATTATTCGGCGGCGAAAAAGTCTTCTCAACGGGATTCGCGATCGGATTCGATCGCACGCTTATTGCCCTTGAAAAGCAAAAAATCGAGGTTCCGAAGAAAAGAGTTGATGTTTACGTCATCCCGCTGACCGATGGGCTACGCAGGAAAGCGTTTGAAATCATCGCTAGGTTGCGGAGCAAGGAAATCTCTGCAGATATCGACCTAATGAGGAGAAGTCTTCAGAAGAATTTGAAATACGCTGCATCAATTGGGGTGCGCTATGCGATCATTCTCGGTGTGAGAGAGGTGGAAAAGAACATCGTTTTATTGAGAAATATGGACACTGGCGAACAGGTTCCAATAGCAATCACAGAACTCCCAGAATGGCTCGCAGGTGCAAGGGGAAATAGCGCCTGA
- a CDS encoding ribonuclease HI family protein, whose protein sequence is MHLFIYTDGGSRRNPGPAAYAVIIADEKGTIVKEFSRFIHTATNNEVEYHGLIAALEEASRLGADEVDIFMDSQLVVNQINQKYAIRASNLYPLAKEVFSKLRNFKRYSLRHVNRQNPMIRRADALVNSELDNHAKN, encoded by the coding sequence ATTCACCTATTTATTTATACTGATGGAGGCTCAAGGCGTAACCCGGGACCTGCGGCTTATGCGGTGATCATCGCGGATGAAAAAGGAACGATTGTCAAAGAGTTCTCGCGATTCATTCACACCGCGACGAATAACGAGGTGGAGTATCATGGCTTGATTGCCGCTCTAGAGGAAGCGAGCAGACTGGGAGCAGATGAAGTGGACATCTTCATGGATAGCCAGCTCGTTGTTAATCAGATAAACCAAAAGTACGCAATTAGAGCTTCAAATTTGTATCCCCTGGCTAAAGAGGTTTTTTCAAAATTAAGGAATTTCAAGAGGTATTCACTTCGCCATGTTAACCGCCAGAATCCGATGATTCGTCGGGCTGATGCGCTCGTTAATTCAGAACTTGATAATCATGCCAAAAACTGA
- a CDS encoding aspartate 1-decarboxylase: MRELLHAKIHRATVTHVKPDYIGSIGIDKALLEKADIWIGEKVLVSDLNNGARFETYVVEEEADSGIVAVNGAAARLVKKGDKIIIMAFELSQSPSKARIVLVDDRNRFVKYL; this comes from the coding sequence GTGCGAGAACTCCTGCATGCAAAAATACACAGAGCAACAGTGACACATGTCAAACCGGATTACATCGGAAGCATTGGGATCGATAAAGCTCTCCTTGAAAAAGCTGACATCTGGATAGGGGAGAAAGTTCTAGTCTCGGATCTCAACAACGGTGCGAGGTTCGAGACTTACGTGGTCGAAGAAGAAGCTGATTCTGGGATCGTTGCGGTGAACGGAGCCGCGGCACGTCTTGTAAAAAAAGGAGATAAAATCATCATTATGGCTTTCGAACTTTCCCAATCTCCATCGAAAGCGAGAATCGTGCTCGTCGATGATAGGAACCGATTCGTGAAATACCTTTAG
- a CDS encoding CBS domain-containing protein: MVKNVVSVPPDFTVEEATKRLISTEFHGLPVAENGRLIGFVTAKELLRAASRPQAKIKDIIRRGTISVNPEMDIDDAARILFRYGLRNLPVVDKEGKLVGMISNIDIVRSHIERATPNKVLMIKTFLESKHKIKITVKRRIIPIEALRPTQHEVYADELRGRQFEIRRGLVEPIIVVQKRDYYLLIDGHHRVLAARAMGVRQFSAFVLEPNIDVELGLEKTAKERGLLTMDDVRIIEGSHHPLVEVTTRLIKEES; the protein is encoded by the coding sequence ATGGTCAAGAATGTTGTTTCCGTCCCGCCAGATTTCACAGTGGAAGAAGCTACAAAGAGGCTGATCTCGACAGAATTCCATGGATTACCAGTTGCAGAAAACGGAAGGCTCATCGGTTTCGTAACAGCAAAAGAGCTTCTCAGAGCCGCTTCGAGACCGCAAGCGAAGATTAAAGATATCATCAGAAGAGGTACGATCAGCGTCAATCCAGAAATGGACATCGACGATGCCGCAAGGATTCTTTTCAGGTATGGTCTTAGAAACCTTCCAGTTGTCGACAAAGAGGGCAAACTAGTTGGCATGATTTCAAATATCGACATTGTGAGATCGCACATCGAGCGCGCAACCCCGAATAAAGTACTGATGATTAAGACCTTTCTCGAATCAAAACACAAGATTAAAATCACAGTTAAGAGACGAATCATACCAATTGAGGCATTGAGACCAACTCAACATGAGGTGTACGCGGATGAGCTTCGCGGGAGACAATTCGAAATCAGGAGAGGACTTGTTGAGCCGATCATCGTGGTGCAGAAAAGAGATTATTACCTGCTAATTGATGGCCATCACCGGGTGCTTGCGGCCAGAGCGATGGGCGTCAGGCAGTTTTCAGCTTTTGTGCTTGAACCTAATATCGACGTGGAATTGGGTCTGGAAAAGACGGCAAAGGAAAGAGGATTACTCACAATGGATGATGTGAGAATCATTGAGGGGTCTCACCATCCACTGGTCGAAGTGACGACTAGGCTGATCAAGGAAGAGTCCTGA